From the Rhodoferax mekongensis genome, one window contains:
- a CDS encoding leucyl aminopeptidase produces MNFELKPLNLVALANEKADLLILLVAQDFKAGKDELSMLVAQTLKQGDFADKPGTVLSMYRPVQFNATKVVLAGIGEGRARQVRSALAACASALKATSLKKLVVAFAAPAQEDAVRAVPLAVADASYVYTHTKSKPEPRTLQKVLVAATNASEVKASFDTGAATVSGVEFAKEWANRPANYATPTLLGQAAQSLAKFAKISCEVLGPKEVAKLGMGSFMAVAQGSDEPLRFIVLQYSGAPKAQAPVVLVGKGITFDSGGISIKPAAEMDEMKFDMSGAASVLGTFRTLAELKPAINVVGLIPACENLLNGKAVKPGDVVTSMSGQTIEILNTDAEGRLVLCDALTYAERFKPAAVVDIATLTGACMVALGGVRSGLFANKPELGDALFHAGEATGDLCWRLPLDDDYAEGLKTNFADVANVAGRAGGAITAAKFLQRFTDKYSWAHLDIAGTAWKSGGAKGATGRPVPLLVEFLLSRVAGK; encoded by the coding sequence ATGAACTTTGAACTCAAGCCTCTGAACCTTGTCGCCCTTGCCAATGAAAAAGCTGATTTGCTGATCCTGCTGGTCGCGCAGGATTTCAAGGCCGGCAAAGATGAATTGTCCATGCTCGTGGCCCAAACCCTGAAGCAGGGGGACTTTGCCGACAAGCCGGGCACCGTGCTCTCTATGTACCGGCCGGTGCAATTCAACGCCACCAAGGTCGTGCTGGCAGGAATCGGTGAAGGCCGCGCGCGCCAAGTGCGCAGTGCGCTGGCCGCCTGTGCGTCTGCCCTGAAGGCCACCAGTCTCAAAAAGCTGGTGGTAGCGTTTGCCGCCCCCGCGCAGGAAGATGCAGTACGCGCGGTACCTCTGGCGGTTGCAGATGCGAGTTACGTCTATACGCACACCAAATCCAAGCCTGAGCCCCGGACTTTGCAGAAGGTTTTGGTGGCTGCCACCAATGCGTCTGAAGTGAAAGCGTCTTTTGATACAGGCGCAGCCACCGTCAGTGGTGTGGAATTTGCCAAGGAATGGGCGAATCGCCCTGCCAATTACGCAACCCCCACGCTGCTGGGGCAGGCCGCTCAAAGCCTGGCCAAGTTTGCCAAGATCAGTTGCGAGGTACTCGGGCCCAAAGAAGTGGCCAAGTTGGGCATGGGCTCCTTCATGGCCGTGGCACAAGGTTCCGACGAGCCCTTGCGCTTCATCGTGCTGCAGTATTCCGGAGCGCCCAAGGCGCAAGCTCCGGTGGTTCTGGTGGGGAAGGGCATCACGTTTGATAGCGGCGGCATTTCCATCAAGCCTGCAGCCGAGATGGATGAAATGAAGTTTGACATGTCGGGTGCTGCCAGCGTACTGGGCACATTCCGGACTCTGGCAGAGCTCAAGCCCGCCATCAATGTGGTGGGCTTGATTCCTGCCTGTGAGAACCTGCTCAATGGCAAGGCGGTCAAACCCGGGGACGTTGTCACCAGCATGAGCGGGCAAACCATTGAAATACTGAATACCGATGCCGAAGGGCGCTTGGTCTTGTGCGACGCTCTGACTTATGCCGAGCGCTTCAAGCCTGCAGCCGTGGTTGACATCGCCACACTGACAGGTGCCTGCATGGTCGCTTTGGGCGGCGTACGAAGCGGCTTGTTTGCCAACAAGCCGGAATTGGGTGATGCACTGTTCCATGCGGGTGAGGCCACTGGCGACCTGTGCTGGCGCCTGCCCCTGGACGATGACTATGCAGAAGGCCTCAAGACCAACTTTGCGGATGTTGCCAATGTGGCCGGACGGGCGGGCGGTGCCATCACCGCTGCCAAGTTTTTGCAACGATTTACCGACAAATACTCTTGGGCTCACCTGGATATCGCGGGGACCGCATGGAAGAGCGGCGGTGCAAAAGGCGCTACCGGCCGTCCTGTGCCCCTCTTGGTCGAGTTTCTTTTGAGCCGGGTTGCAGGCAAGTGA
- a CDS encoding DNA polymerase III subunit chi translates to MTDIAFHFGAPNKLEYVGRLLRKAVARGARLTVLAPPAQVQYLDASLWATSPTDFLVHAVDDGQAPHAMCPVVLTSRVHGALKNHSVLVNLTTAVPADFVQFERVIEVVSVDDDDRALARNRWKHYVQQGYEIQRHDLKLKGAE, encoded by the coding sequence GTGACTGACATCGCGTTCCATTTCGGTGCGCCCAACAAATTGGAATATGTGGGGCGCCTGCTGCGCAAGGCAGTAGCAAGGGGTGCCCGGTTGACGGTCCTGGCACCACCTGCGCAGGTGCAGTACCTGGATGCGAGCCTTTGGGCGACCTCTCCCACCGATTTTCTGGTGCACGCCGTGGATGACGGGCAAGCACCGCATGCGATGTGCCCGGTAGTTTTGACGTCCAGGGTGCACGGTGCGTTGAAAAACCATAGCGTATTGGTAAATTTGACGACCGCGGTTCCGGCCGATTTTGTGCAGTTTGAGCGGGTTATTGAAGTGGTATCCGTAGACGATGACGACCGGGCTTTGGCGCGCAACCGATGGAAGCACTATGTGCAGCAAGGTTACGAGATTCAGCGGCACGATCTGAAGCTGAAAGGGGCTGAGTGA
- a CDS encoding SPFH domain-containing protein produces the protein MEIAIVLLVIAVIFVTRSVKVVPQQHAWVIERLGKYHGTLTPGLNFLVPFIDKVAYKHVLKEIPLDIASQVCITKDNTQLQVDGILYFQVTDAMRASYGSSNYIVAISQLAQTSLRSVIGKLELDKTFEERDIINAQVVAAIDEAALNWGVKVLRYEIKDLTPPKEILHAMQAQITAEREKRALIAASEGRRQEQINIATGEREAFIARSEGEKQAAINSAQGEAASITAVAEATASAIERIAAAIRQPGGEQAVQLKVAERAVDAYGKVAADATTTLIIPGNMSEVSGLIATAMKMVQSSK, from the coding sequence ATGGAAATCGCAATCGTACTTTTGGTTATCGCCGTGATTTTTGTGACGCGCTCCGTCAAGGTCGTGCCGCAGCAGCATGCATGGGTGATAGAGCGGCTCGGCAAGTACCACGGCACCCTCACCCCAGGCTTGAACTTTCTGGTGCCCTTCATCGACAAGGTGGCCTACAAGCATGTGCTGAAGGAAATCCCGCTCGATATCGCCAGTCAGGTCTGCATCACCAAGGACAACACCCAACTGCAGGTGGATGGCATTCTGTATTTCCAGGTCACCGATGCCATGCGCGCCAGCTACGGCTCCAGCAACTACATCGTCGCGATTTCTCAACTGGCGCAAACGTCCTTGCGCTCGGTCATCGGCAAGCTGGAGCTGGACAAAACCTTTGAAGAGCGAGACATCATTAACGCCCAAGTCGTCGCAGCGATTGACGAGGCGGCCTTGAACTGGGGCGTAAAAGTACTCCGCTATGAAATCAAGGACCTGACGCCGCCCAAAGAGATCCTGCATGCCATGCAGGCCCAGATTACGGCAGAGCGCGAGAAGCGAGCCTTGATTGCAGCTTCTGAAGGCCGTCGCCAGGAGCAGATCAACATCGCCACCGGTGAACGCGAGGCCTTCATCGCGCGTTCGGAGGGCGAAAAGCAGGCCGCCATCAACAGCGCACAAGGTGAGGCTGCCTCGATTACTGCGGTGGCAGAAGCTACCGCCTCCGCCATTGAACGCATTGCAGCAGCCATCCGGCAACCCGGCGGTGAACAGGCAGTACAACTCAAGGTGGCCGAACGCGCGGTAGACGCCTATGGCAAAGTGGCCGCCGATGCGACCACGACCTTGATCATCCCCGGCAATATGAGCGAGGTGTCCGGCCTGATCGCCACCGCCATGAAAATGGTGCAGTCCAGCAAATAG
- a CDS encoding NfeD family protein, translating into MSEPTLWWLLTGAIVAIELLTGTFYLLMLAAGAVAAALAAHAGANVTTQLVLAALVGGGAVAAWHLKRTRRNDEPPAQANPNVNLDIGETVQIMAWNPDGTASVQYRGAHWTAIHRTGVIPVPGAHRVAEMVGNRLLVDKS; encoded by the coding sequence ATGTCAGAACCCACCCTCTGGTGGCTGCTCACAGGTGCCATCGTGGCGATTGAGCTGCTCACTGGCACGTTTTACCTGCTTATGTTGGCAGCGGGAGCCGTGGCAGCAGCACTTGCGGCCCATGCCGGCGCCAATGTCACCACGCAGCTCGTGCTGGCAGCTCTTGTAGGCGGCGGCGCAGTGGCAGCATGGCACTTGAAACGGACCCGCCGGAATGACGAGCCCCCTGCGCAGGCCAACCCCAACGTCAACCTCGATATCGGTGAAACTGTGCAAATCATGGCTTGGAATCCGGATGGAACCGCCAGCGTGCAGTACCGTGGAGCCCATTGGACCGCTATTCATCGCACCGGAGTCATTCCGGTACCGGGAGCGCACCGCGTGGCAGAAATGGTGGGCAACCGCCTGTTGGTCGACAAATCGTAA
- a CDS encoding arginine/lysine/ornithine decarboxylase, with the protein MKFRFPIIIIDEDFRSENTSGLGIRALAQAIESEGFEVLGVTSYGDLSQFAQQQSRASAFILSIDDEEFTPGPDLDPAVLNLRHFIEEVRRKNLDVPIYVYGETKTSRHIPNDILRELHGFIHMFEDTPEFVARHIIREAKGYLEGVQPPFFKALLDYAEDGSYSWHCPGHSGGVAFLKSPVGQMYHQFYGENMLRADVCNAVEELGQLLDHNGAIGASERNAARIFNADHCFFVTNGTSTSNKMVWHHTVAPGDIVIVDRNCHKSNLHAIIMTGAIPVFLKPTRNHFGIIGPIPQSEFEPANIQAKIKANPLLKGVDAKKIKPRILTLTQSTYDGVLYNTETIKSMLDGYVENIHFDEAWLPHAAFHPFYGTYHAMGKNRARPKEAVVYSTQSIHKLLAGISQASHVLVQDSQTVKLDKHLFNEAYLMHTSTSPQYSIIASCDVAAAMMEPPGGTALVEESIAEALDFRRAMRKVDEEYGDDWWFKVWGPDKLADEGIGKAADWIIKGESKSAKANWHGFGKLANGFNMLDPIKSTIVTPGLDLNGKFAKTGIPASIVTKFLAEHGVVVEKTGLYSFFIMFTIGITKGRWNSMLTALQQFKDDYAKNQPMWRVLPEFVQKYPRYEKMGLADLCHHIHQLYAKFDIARLTTEVYLSDLVPAMKPSDAYAHIALRKTERVEIDHLEGRVSVGMVTPYPPGIPLLVPGEVFNKKVVDYLKFSREFNAQCPGFETDVHGLVSEVGEDGKVRYYADCVKA; encoded by the coding sequence ATGAAGTTTCGCTTTCCCATCATCATCATTGACGAAGATTTCCGTTCGGAAAACACGTCGGGCTTGGGCATTCGTGCCCTGGCACAGGCTATCGAGTCGGAAGGGTTCGAAGTTCTGGGCGTGACCAGCTATGGCGATTTGAGCCAGTTCGCCCAGCAACAAAGCCGCGCCAGTGCTTTCATTTTGTCGATTGACGATGAAGAGTTCACCCCCGGTCCGGATCTGGACCCTGCGGTGTTGAACCTGCGCCACTTCATTGAAGAAGTGCGCCGCAAGAACCTGGATGTACCGATCTATGTGTATGGCGAAACGAAGACCAGCCGCCACATTCCCAACGACATCCTGCGCGAACTGCATGGCTTCATTCACATGTTTGAGGACACGCCCGAGTTCGTGGCGCGCCACATCATCCGTGAGGCCAAGGGCTATCTGGAGGGCGTGCAGCCTCCGTTTTTCAAGGCGCTGCTGGATTACGCCGAAGACGGCTCCTACAGCTGGCACTGCCCGGGGCACTCGGGCGGTGTGGCCTTCTTGAAGAGCCCGGTGGGCCAGATGTACCACCAGTTTTATGGTGAAAACATGCTGCGCGCCGACGTGTGCAATGCAGTGGAAGAGCTGGGTCAGTTGCTGGACCACAACGGAGCCATCGGTGCCTCCGAGCGCAATGCGGCACGCATTTTCAATGCGGATCACTGCTTCTTTGTGACCAACGGCACCTCGACCTCCAACAAGATGGTGTGGCACCACACGGTAGCGCCCGGTGACATCGTGATCGTGGACCGCAACTGCCACAAGTCCAACCTGCACGCCATCATCATGACCGGGGCGATTCCCGTGTTCCTGAAGCCCACGCGCAACCACTTCGGCATCATCGGTCCGATTCCGCAAAGTGAGTTTGAGCCTGCCAACATTCAGGCCAAAATCAAGGCCAATCCGCTGCTCAAGGGCGTGGACGCCAAAAAGATCAAGCCACGCATCCTGACGCTGACGCAGTCCACCTACGACGGTGTGCTTTACAACACCGAAACCATCAAGAGCATGCTTGATGGCTACGTGGAGAACATCCACTTCGACGAGGCTTGGCTGCCGCATGCGGCGTTCCACCCGTTCTATGGCACCTACCACGCCATGGGCAAGAACCGCGCGCGCCCCAAGGAGGCCGTGGTGTACAGCACGCAATCCATCCACAAGCTGCTGGCCGGCATCAGCCAGGCCAGCCACGTGCTCGTGCAGGACTCCCAGACTGTCAAGTTGGACAAGCACTTGTTCAACGAGGCCTACCTGATGCACACCTCCACCAGCCCGCAGTACAGCATCATTGCCAGCTGCGATGTGGCCGCAGCCATGATGGAGCCACCCGGTGGAACTGCGTTGGTGGAAGAAAGCATTGCCGAAGCACTGGATTTCCGTCGCGCCATGCGCAAGGTGGACGAAGAGTACGGCGACGACTGGTGGTTCAAGGTCTGGGGACCGGACAAATTGGCCGACGAAGGCATCGGCAAGGCCGCGGACTGGATCATCAAGGGCGAGTCCAAGAGCGCAAAGGCCAACTGGCACGGCTTTGGCAAGCTGGCCAACGGCTTCAACATGCTGGACCCGATCAAGTCCACCATCGTGACGCCCGGTCTGGACCTGAACGGCAAGTTCGCCAAGACCGGTATTCCCGCTTCCATCGTGACCAAGTTTTTGGCTGAGCACGGCGTGGTGGTCGAGAAGACCGGCCTGTACAGCTTCTTCATCATGTTCACCATCGGCATTACCAAAGGCCGCTGGAACAGCATGTTGACCGCGTTGCAACAGTTCAAGGATGACTACGCCAAGAACCAACCCATGTGGCGCGTGTTGCCTGAGTTTGTGCAGAAGTACCCGCGCTACGAGAAGATGGGTCTGGCGGACTTGTGCCACCACATTCACCAGCTGTATGCCAAGTTCGACATCGCCCGCCTGACCACCGAGGTGTACCTCAGCGATCTGGTGCCTGCCATGAAACCCAGTGATGCCTACGCGCACATTGCCTTGCGCAAGACCGAACGTGTGGAAATCGACCACCTGGAAGGCCGTGTGTCAGTGGGCATGGTCACCCCATACCCACCCGGTATCCCATTGCTGGTGCCTGGCGAGGTGTTCAACAAGAAAGTGGTGGACTACCTCAAGTTCTCGCGCGAGTTCAACGCCCAGTGCCCCGGCTTTGAGACCGATGTGCACGGTCTGGTAAGTGAAGTGGGAGAAGACGGCAAGGTCCGATACTACGCTGACTGTGTGAAGGCTTGA
- the fabI gene encoding enoyl-ACP reductase FabI, producing the protein MGFLAGKKLLITGVLSNRSIAYGIAKACKEQGAELAFSYVGERFKERITEFAADFDSKLVFDCDVGNDEQIDQLFKDLSVHWPTFDGFVHSIGFAPREAIAGNFLDGLTRENFKIAHDISAYSFPAMAKAALPYLTPKAALLTLSYLGAERIIPNYNTMGLAKASLEASVRYLAEAVGPKGIRVNGISAGPIKTLAASGIKDFSKLLNMVAGASPIRRNVTIEDVGNVAAFLLSDLAGGVTAEITYVDGGYSQTMGVTAEI; encoded by the coding sequence ATGGGCTTTTTAGCAGGCAAGAAGTTGTTGATCACCGGAGTGTTGTCGAACCGCTCCATCGCCTACGGCATTGCCAAAGCATGCAAAGAACAAGGCGCCGAATTGGCCTTCAGTTATGTAGGCGAGCGTTTCAAGGAACGCATCACTGAGTTTGCTGCCGACTTCGACTCCAAGCTGGTCTTTGACTGCGATGTGGGTAACGATGAGCAGATCGACCAGTTGTTCAAGGACCTGTCTGTTCACTGGCCCACCTTTGACGGATTTGTACACAGCATCGGCTTCGCACCCCGTGAAGCGATTGCAGGTAACTTCCTGGACGGCCTGACCCGCGAGAATTTCAAAATCGCGCACGACATCAGCGCCTACAGCTTCCCGGCGATGGCCAAGGCAGCCCTGCCCTACCTGACACCCAAAGCGGCTTTGCTGACCCTGTCGTACCTGGGCGCCGAGCGCATCATCCCCAACTACAACACCATGGGCCTGGCCAAGGCCTCACTGGAAGCCAGCGTGCGCTATCTGGCGGAAGCCGTAGGCCCCAAGGGCATTCGCGTGAACGGCATCAGTGCCGGTCCGATCAAGACACTGGCTGCCAGCGGTATCAAGGACTTCAGCAAGTTGCTGAACATGGTGGCCGGCGCCTCCCCCATCCGTCGCAACGTGACGATTGAGGATGTAGGCAATGTGGCTGCCTTCTTACTGAGCGACTTGGCCGGTGGTGTGACTGCAGAAATCACCTACGTGGACGGCGGCTACAGCCAGACCATGGGCGTGACCGCAGAGATTTAA
- a CDS encoding extracellular solute-binding protein → MAGSAWAAHGYALWGDLQYPPGFAHFSYVNLAAPKGGELRLVSNLRVSTFDKYNPFTVKGSAPAYLSSLMFDSLLAGALDETAAGYGLLAKDVSVSADGLSATFVLRTEARFHNGDPVLARDVKHSFDMLKGPLSSPGFRTLLEDVVGVDVLDERTVRYRFAKPNRDLPLTVGGLPVFSHRWGEEGGKPKPFDQIVMDIPIGSGPYKVGPVNFGKDITYVRDPQYWARDLNVRRGTANFDRITVKIYKDSTARLEALKAGEFDLMRFFSAGDWARRVTGRKFDSGELVKAEFKHRLPTGFQSYVLNTRKPLLQDVRVRQALGLALDYEWMNRQMFYGAYQRVQGLFGNTDCQATGLPPEQELALLNPWRGKVPDAAFGNMAIPPRTDGEDSLRNNLRKAQALLKEAGWTYRDGTLRNAKGQAFELEYLDSNEAGARVVTPWARNLEKIGVTLKFRPVDFALYQQRLQKFEFDITSIAYAGTQNPGQEFVDLFSSKAADQEDSGNLSGIKSPAVDALIQHMTGAKSKAALLPACRALDRVIAHSHVLVPQWSAATHRIAYNAWRLEKPAQMPPYAQGEGWAIDTWWAKP, encoded by the coding sequence ATGGCAGGCAGCGCGTGGGCAGCGCATGGCTATGCACTCTGGGGCGACCTGCAATATCCGCCGGGCTTTGCCCACTTCAGTTACGTCAATCTGGCCGCACCCAAAGGTGGTGAGTTGCGGCTGGTCAGCAACTTGCGAGTCTCCACCTTCGACAAGTACAACCCGTTCACCGTCAAGGGCTCGGCGCCTGCCTACCTCAGCAGCCTGATGTTTGACAGTCTGCTCGCCGGCGCATTGGATGAGACCGCGGCAGGTTACGGGCTGCTTGCCAAAGACGTGAGCGTGTCAGCAGATGGCTTGAGCGCCACCTTTGTATTGCGGACTGAAGCGCGCTTTCACAATGGCGATCCGGTGCTCGCGCGCGATGTGAAGCACAGCTTTGACATGCTTAAAGGCCCGCTGTCATCCCCCGGCTTCCGGACCCTGCTGGAAGACGTGGTGGGGGTGGATGTGCTGGATGAACGCACCGTGCGCTACCGCTTTGCCAAGCCCAACCGCGACCTGCCGCTGACCGTGGGCGGGCTGCCAGTCTTCAGCCACCGATGGGGCGAGGAGGGTGGCAAGCCCAAGCCCTTCGACCAGATCGTGATGGATATTCCCATCGGCAGCGGGCCTTACAAAGTGGGCCCGGTGAACTTCGGCAAAGACATTACCTATGTGCGTGACCCGCAGTACTGGGCGCGTGATCTGAACGTGCGCCGGGGTACCGCTAACTTTGACCGCATCACGGTCAAGATTTACAAAGACAGCACGGCCCGACTGGAGGCCTTGAAGGCGGGCGAGTTCGACCTGATGCGTTTTTTTTCTGCGGGGGACTGGGCGCGACGCGTCACCGGGCGTAAGTTTGACAGCGGCGAGTTGGTCAAGGCGGAGTTCAAACACCGGTTGCCCACGGGTTTCCAGAGCTATGTACTCAACACCCGCAAGCCCTTGTTGCAGGACGTGCGGGTGCGCCAAGCCCTGGGTCTGGCGCTGGACTACGAGTGGATGAACCGCCAGATGTTTTACGGCGCCTACCAGCGCGTGCAGGGGCTGTTTGGCAACACCGACTGCCAGGCCACCGGTCTGCCCCCAGAACAAGAGTTGGCACTCCTGAATCCGTGGCGAGGCAAAGTGCCGGACGCTGCCTTCGGCAATATGGCGATACCTCCGCGCACTGACGGTGAAGACTCCCTGCGCAATAACTTGCGCAAAGCCCAAGCCTTGCTCAAAGAGGCCGGCTGGACCTACCGCGACGGCACCTTGCGCAACGCCAAAGGCCAGGCCTTTGAGCTGGAGTACCTGGACAGCAATGAGGCCGGTGCACGGGTGGTGACTCCGTGGGCGCGTAATCTCGAGAAGATCGGCGTCACGCTCAAGTTCCGCCCGGTGGACTTTGCGCTGTACCAGCAACGACTGCAGAAGTTCGAATTCGACATCACCTCCATCGCCTACGCGGGTACCCAGAATCCCGGTCAGGAGTTTGTGGATTTGTTCAGCAGCAAAGCGGCAGACCAGGAAGACTCCGGCAATTTGAGTGGCATCAAGAGTCCGGCAGTGGACGCTTTGATTCAGCACATGACCGGCGCCAAATCTAAGGCAGCTTTGTTGCCCGCCTGCCGCGCGCTGGACCGGGTGATCGCCCACAGCCATGTGCTGGTACCCCAGTGGTCTGCGGCGACACACCGTATTGCCTACAACGCCTGGCGCCTGGAGAAGCCCGCGCAGATGCCGCCCTACGCCCAGGGCGAAGGTTGGGCCATTGACACCTGGTGGGCCAAGCCATGA
- a CDS encoding microcin C ABC transporter permease YejB produces the protein MMVYTLKRLLLMLPTLFGVLLLTFVVVQFVPGGPVEQYLAEAKAGAGVGAEGGISYRGAQGVDPKRLEQAKALYGFDKPAPERFWQMLTQFARFDLGTSFFQNRKVSELIWEKLPVSMSLGLWTFFLSYGIAVPLGIAKAVRAGSRFDLVTSIVVLVGFAIPGFVLGVALLVVFGGQLQWFPLRGLVSANWESLSWGAKVTDYLWHIAMPVAAMVMSSFATIAMLTKNSFLEEIRKQYVLTARAKGLPERKVLWKHVMRNALIPIVTGFPAAFIGAFFTGSLLIETQFSLDGLGLLSYESVIRRDYPVVLGTLYLFTLIGLVTKLVSDLCYAWVDPRVTFD, from the coding sequence ATGATGGTCTACACACTCAAACGGCTGTTGTTGATGCTGCCCACGCTGTTCGGCGTGCTGTTGCTGACCTTTGTCGTGGTGCAATTTGTGCCCGGAGGACCCGTGGAGCAGTATCTGGCGGAAGCCAAGGCAGGTGCCGGTGTGGGTGCGGAAGGCGGCATCAGTTATCGCGGCGCGCAAGGGGTAGACCCCAAGCGTTTGGAGCAGGCCAAAGCGCTGTATGGTTTTGACAAACCGGCGCCAGAGCGCTTCTGGCAGATGCTTACCCAGTTCGCCCGCTTTGATCTGGGTACCAGCTTTTTCCAGAACCGCAAAGTCTCGGAGCTGATCTGGGAGAAGCTGCCGGTCTCCATGAGTCTGGGTCTGTGGACTTTCTTTTTGAGCTACGGCATTGCGGTCCCGCTGGGCATCGCCAAGGCGGTCCGCGCGGGCTCCCGGTTTGATTTGGTGACCAGCATCGTGGTGCTGGTGGGATTCGCCATTCCCGGTTTCGTGCTGGGCGTGGCGTTGCTGGTGGTGTTTGGCGGGCAGTTGCAGTGGTTTCCGCTGCGCGGGCTGGTATCGGCAAATTGGGAGAGCTTGTCGTGGGGCGCCAAAGTGACGGACTACCTCTGGCACATCGCCATGCCGGTCGCAGCAATGGTGATGAGCAGCTTTGCCACCATCGCGATGCTCACCAAAAATTCTTTTCTGGAAGAAATCCGCAAGCAGTATGTCTTGACCGCCCGAGCCAAAGGCCTGCCCGAGCGCAAAGTACTGTGGAAGCATGTGATGCGCAACGCCTTGATTCCCATCGTGACCGGGTTTCCGGCTGCGTTCATAGGCGCTTTTTTTACGGGGTCCCTGCTGATCGAGACCCAGTTTTCGCTTGATGGCCTGGGCCTTTTGAGCTACGAGAGCGTGATCCGGCGTGATTACCCGGTCGTCTTGGGCACCCTGTACCTGTTTACGCTCATCGGCTTGGTGACCAAGCTGGTGTCAGACCTTTGTTATGCCTGGGTGGACCCGCGTGTTACTTTCGATTAG